The Vibrio navarrensis genome has a segment encoding these proteins:
- the pilW gene encoding type IV pilus biogenesis/stability protein PilW, whose product MNQTFRFIPLLSFALLTGCITITEGQVANNADPIDMAESRIALGLGYLDNGAMVKAYDNLQQALNHAPDYYRAQLSMAHYYELVGENGKAQDLYRKATRQYPKNGNVLNNYGTFLCKQGDYAQADKLFNQAIAQPYYYLIPASYENAAFCALKAGFKAKAQTYFTRAIDYDPHRPKSILNLAKLEIDAGNYTQARLRLMRFHQSYGLQSPSLQLLIELEQKADNQALVKKYQQELEKLTAKQSLSAI is encoded by the coding sequence ATGAATCAGACGTTTCGCTTCATTCCACTGCTGAGTTTTGCCCTACTGACGGGTTGCATCACCATCACCGAAGGGCAAGTCGCCAACAATGCCGACCCGATTGATATGGCCGAATCGCGCATTGCTTTGGGGCTTGGCTATCTCGACAATGGCGCGATGGTCAAAGCCTACGACAACTTACAACAGGCGCTAAACCACGCACCAGATTACTACCGCGCTCAGCTTTCCATGGCGCACTATTACGAGCTGGTTGGCGAAAATGGCAAAGCGCAAGATCTCTATCGAAAAGCGACTCGCCAGTATCCCAAAAACGGCAATGTGCTCAACAACTACGGCACTTTTTTATGCAAACAGGGGGACTACGCACAAGCAGACAAACTGTTCAACCAAGCGATTGCCCAGCCTTACTATTATTTGATCCCGGCCAGTTATGAAAACGCGGCATTTTGCGCCTTAAAAGCAGGCTTTAAAGCCAAAGCACAAACCTATTTCACCCGAGCGATTGATTACGATCCGCACCGCCCCAAATCCATCCTCAACCTCGCTAAGTTGGAAATCGACGCAGGCAACTACACGCAAGCTCGCCTGCGTTTGATGCGTTTTCATCAAAGCTACGGCTTACAATCGCCCTCACTGCAACTGCTGATCGAGCTGGAACAAAAAGCGGATAACCAAGCGTTGGTGAAAAAATATCAGCAGGAGTTAGAAAAGTTGACGGCCAAACAAAGCCTAAGCGCCATTTAG
- the metA gene encoding homoserine O-acetyltransferase MetA: protein MPIRIPDQLPAADVLRNENIFVMSETRAASQEIRPLRVLILNLMPKKIETETQFLRLLSNSPLQVNVELLRIDDRPSKNTPTEHLDNFYRQFEMVKNRNFDGLIITGAPLGLVQFEDVIYWEHLQTIMEWAKSHVTSTLYVCWAAQAGLKLLYDLPKRTRKEKLSGVYQHKIHHPYHAILRGFDDTFLAPHSRYADFSPEYLAEHTNLDILATSDTAGVYLASTKDKRNVFVTGHPEYDLHTLHNEYVRDLGEGLEPAIPVNYYPNDNPDNAPIASWRSHGHLLFSNWLNYCVYQQTPFDLDHFSEDAFTKDE, encoded by the coding sequence GTGCCTATTCGTATTCCAGATCAATTACCCGCCGCCGATGTATTGCGAAATGAAAATATCTTCGTGATGAGTGAAACGCGCGCGGCCAGTCAGGAAATTCGTCCTCTGCGTGTGTTGATCCTCAATTTGATGCCGAAAAAAATTGAGACCGAAACGCAGTTCCTTCGCCTGCTGTCTAACAGCCCGTTGCAAGTGAATGTTGAACTGCTGCGCATTGATGACCGCCCGAGTAAAAATACCCCAACGGAGCATTTGGATAATTTCTATCGTCAGTTTGAAATGGTTAAAAACCGTAACTTCGACGGCCTGATCATTACTGGCGCGCCGCTCGGCCTGGTGCAATTTGAGGATGTGATCTACTGGGAACATCTACAAACCATCATGGAGTGGGCAAAATCTCATGTCACTTCCACTTTGTATGTGTGTTGGGCGGCCCAAGCGGGCCTCAAGCTACTCTATGACCTGCCGAAACGCACCCGTAAAGAGAAACTTTCGGGCGTGTATCAACACAAAATTCATCATCCTTACCATGCGATTTTGCGAGGTTTCGATGATACCTTTTTAGCGCCGCATTCACGCTACGCCGATTTCTCGCCCGAGTATCTAGCCGAGCACACCAATCTCGACATTCTCGCTACCTCAGACACGGCTGGCGTCTATCTGGCCAGCACCAAAGATAAGCGTAATGTGTTTGTTACCGGTCATCCAGAATATGACCTGCACACTTTGCACAATGAGTATGTGCGCGATCTCGGTGAAGGGCTGGAGCCGGCGATTCCGGTCAACTACTACCCGAATGACAATCCGGATAATGCGCCGATCGCCAGTTGGCGCAGCCACGGTCATTTACTCTTTTCTAACTGGCTCAACTACTGCGTTTACCAGCAAACCCCATTCGATTTGGACCATTTCAGTGAAGACGCCTTCACCAAAGACGAATAG
- a CDS encoding nitrate reductase: protein MQGCTQTTCPYCGVGCGVEVKQQEMVGDATHPANQGALCVKGAALAESLRMPTRLLYPKLSGQQVSWPHASEWIAEQFFQAMQQHGADSVAMYVSGQLLTEDYYVANKLMKGYVGSANIDTNSRLCMSSAVAAHVRAFGEDVVPVSYNDLEHAELIVICGANTAWTHPVLFRRIQQIRERKPNVKLVVIDPRKTVTAEQADLHLAIANDSDVALFNGLLRYAIDQQKLDDTFIEAHTQGFEALLEVVMQEKYQLPAVASRCGLSIEALSTFYRWFVASQASMTLFCQGVNQAQNGVDKGNAIINAHLATGQIGERGAGPFSLTGQPNAMGGREVGGLANQLAVHRGFDPSSIRAVHQFWQSPRIAEKPGLKAVELFDALARGEIKVLWIIATNPVVSMPDNQAVREALSACPCVIVSDITADSDVAQYADLLLPAAGWGEKQGMVTNSERRLSRQRRFLSPPGEAKADWQAVCDVGSLLCAKLGAKDGFAFDSEAAIFREFAALSGINRDSPLKFDLSAYQTMSDEGYQNWAPTQWGGESPYRNKQFSYPDGKARFIAVEPGATGTNAENQAGLWWLNTGRQRDQWHTMTRTGHIEKLAGSEVEPTVYLNALSAQRLEVTNGEFLSLRHAERDHALLAKVAVDESLSLGQLFMSMHWAGVYAGGSQVNAAVSAKVDPISGQPAFKSSLVRASKANIATFGLYIGKNPPPETSAYRAYQHQDKVGIWRFASEEPISLEVLSRSNSKYVTWQLSQGWIGLEIAAESSSIGLTEEKVESILLSSPTPLNADYHALSALIGQPVQWQALMQAAFATRVSQLVCSCLRVTDVQIEQAIAKQGVSNLVQLQSQLKCGTNCGSCVPQLKQFFG from the coding sequence ATGCAAGGATGTACCCAGACAACATGCCCCTATTGTGGGGTGGGTTGTGGTGTCGAAGTTAAGCAACAAGAGATGGTTGGGGATGCCACCCACCCGGCCAATCAGGGCGCCCTGTGCGTCAAGGGCGCAGCGTTAGCGGAGAGCTTGCGCATGCCCACGCGTTTGCTCTATCCGAAACTCTCAGGTCAACAAGTCAGTTGGCCACACGCCAGCGAGTGGATCGCAGAGCAGTTTTTCCAAGCGATGCAGCAGCATGGCGCGGATTCCGTGGCGATGTATGTTTCTGGGCAACTGCTCACCGAAGACTACTATGTCGCCAACAAGCTGATGAAGGGTTATGTCGGCAGCGCTAATATCGATACCAACTCGCGCCTCTGCATGTCCTCAGCGGTCGCGGCTCATGTACGTGCTTTTGGTGAAGATGTGGTGCCAGTCAGTTACAACGACCTCGAACATGCAGAGCTGATCGTCATTTGCGGCGCGAATACCGCCTGGACACATCCGGTGCTGTTTCGGCGCATTCAGCAAATTCGAGAGCGCAAGCCAAACGTGAAATTGGTGGTGATTGACCCGCGCAAAACGGTGACCGCCGAGCAGGCGGACCTGCACTTGGCGATTGCCAATGACAGTGATGTGGCGCTGTTTAACGGTTTGTTGCGCTATGCGATTGACCAGCAAAAGTTAGATGACACCTTTATTGAGGCGCATACGCAGGGGTTTGAGGCCTTGCTCGAAGTGGTGATGCAAGAGAAGTATCAACTGCCCGCAGTGGCGAGTCGCTGCGGTTTAAGTATTGAAGCTTTGAGCACTTTTTATCGCTGGTTTGTCGCCAGTCAAGCCAGCATGACGCTGTTTTGCCAAGGGGTGAATCAAGCTCAAAATGGCGTGGATAAAGGTAACGCGATCATCAATGCACATTTAGCCACCGGACAAATCGGCGAGCGTGGCGCTGGGCCATTTTCGCTGACCGGCCAGCCTAATGCGATGGGCGGCAGAGAAGTGGGTGGATTAGCCAATCAACTGGCGGTGCATCGCGGTTTCGATCCGAGTTCGATTCGCGCGGTGCACCAATTTTGGCAATCTCCACGCATTGCGGAAAAGCCGGGATTGAAAGCGGTTGAACTGTTTGATGCGCTGGCGCGCGGTGAAATTAAGGTGCTGTGGATCATCGCCACCAATCCGGTGGTCTCGATGCCGGATAATCAAGCGGTGCGAGAGGCTTTATCTGCCTGTCCGTGCGTGATTGTCTCCGACATCACTGCTGATTCTGACGTGGCGCAGTATGCCGACTTGCTATTGCCCGCAGCAGGCTGGGGGGAAAAGCAAGGCATGGTGACCAACTCGGAGCGGAGACTGTCCCGCCAGCGCCGTTTTCTCTCGCCCCCAGGCGAGGCGAAAGCAGACTGGCAGGCGGTGTGTGACGTGGGCTCACTTCTGTGCGCTAAACTCGGGGCCAAAGATGGTTTTGCCTTTGACTCTGAAGCGGCGATTTTCCGCGAGTTTGCCGCGCTTAGTGGCATCAACCGCGATTCACCTCTCAAGTTCGACTTGTCCGCGTACCAAACGATGAGCGATGAGGGCTACCAAAACTGGGCTCCGACGCAGTGGGGCGGTGAGTCGCCTTATCGCAACAAGCAGTTTTCTTACCCGGATGGTAAAGCGAGATTTATCGCTGTTGAGCCAGGTGCTACGGGCACAAACGCTGAAAACCAAGCTGGACTCTGGTGGCTAAATACCGGTCGTCAACGAGATCAATGGCATACCATGACCCGCACCGGGCACATCGAAAAACTGGCGGGCAGTGAAGTGGAGCCGACGGTTTATCTCAATGCGCTGTCGGCGCAACGTTTAGAGGTGACCAATGGTGAGTTTCTCTCGCTGCGCCACGCAGAGCGCGATCACGCACTCCTTGCCAAAGTTGCAGTGGATGAATCGCTCTCGCTGGGCCAGCTCTTTATGTCGATGCATTGGGCAGGCGTCTATGCAGGCGGCAGCCAAGTTAACGCGGCTGTTTCTGCCAAGGTTGACCCTATTTCGGGCCAACCCGCCTTCAAATCATCCTTGGTACGTGCAAGCAAAGCCAATATCGCCACTTTTGGCCTCTATATCGGTAAAAATCCCCCTCCGGAAACAAGCGCGTACCGGGCCTATCAACATCAAGACAAGGTTGGCATCTGGCGTTTTGCCAGTGAAGAGCCAATCTCTCTGGAAGTATTGAGCCGTTCAAACAGTAAGTATGTGACTTGGCAACTCTCTCAGGGCTGGATTGGGCTCGAGATCGCCGCAGAAAGCTCATCCATCGGGCTGACTGAGGAAAAAGTCGAGTCGATTTTGCTCAGCTCACCCACTCCGCTTAACGCCGACTATCACGCCCTCAGTGCACTCATTGGTCAGCCAGTGCAATGGCAAGCGCTGATGCAAGCCGCCTTCGCGACTCGGGTAAGTCAACTGGTGTGCAGCTGCTTGCGAGTAACCGATGTGCAAATAGAACAGGCGATCGCCAAACAGGGCGTGAGCAATCTCGTTCAACTGCAAAGTCAGCTTAAATGCGGCACCAACTGTGGATCTTGCGTGCCGCAGCTCAAACAGTTTTTTGGCTGA
- the cobA gene encoding uroporphyrinogen-III C-methyltransferase, whose product MESKTTRHSLEGSYSKHMFLDAERFQAEHAGLSGSPNQRGFVSLVGAGPGDPDLLTVKALKALQRCDMVVYDRLVSQEILDLIPASAEKIYVGKRCGEPSLKQAEINQILLQFAKQGRQIVRLKGGDPFIFGRGGEEALALAEHHIPYTVVPGITAAIGCAASCAIPLTHREMARSVTLVTGTVVTGQLPAWSAIIAAGQTLVFYMGLESARAIEQGLLSHGVAADFPVAIVTQGSTPLQQTHVTQLAALEKTALQLKGISPALIIIGEVITLRDKLITTLEAVAWQTSQPLTLDV is encoded by the coding sequence ATGGAAAGCAAAACAACCCGCCACTCTTTAGAGGGCAGCTACAGCAAGCACATGTTTTTGGATGCCGAACGCTTTCAGGCTGAGCACGCGGGGTTAAGCGGGTCGCCAAATCAACGAGGCTTTGTCTCTTTGGTTGGCGCGGGGCCGGGCGATCCGGACTTGCTGACGGTGAAAGCGCTGAAAGCGCTACAGCGCTGCGATATGGTGGTCTATGATCGTTTGGTTAGTCAGGAGATACTCGATTTGATCCCGGCTTCGGCCGAGAAAATCTACGTGGGCAAACGCTGCGGCGAGCCAAGTTTGAAGCAAGCGGAGATCAATCAAATTTTGCTGCAATTTGCCAAGCAAGGGCGGCAGATTGTGCGTTTAAAAGGCGGTGATCCGTTTATTTTTGGTCGTGGTGGTGAAGAGGCCCTGGCGCTGGCGGAGCATCACATTCCCTATACCGTGGTGCCGGGCATTACTGCCGCGATTGGCTGCGCCGCCAGTTGCGCGATTCCTCTTACCCATCGTGAAATGGCGAGAAGTGTCACGCTGGTAACAGGAACGGTCGTGACCGGGCAGCTTCCGGCGTGGTCAGCGATTATTGCTGCAGGGCAAACACTGGTGTTCTACATGGGTCTTGAGTCGGCCAGAGCGATTGAACAAGGCTTGCTCTCGCATGGCGTTGCGGCCGATTTTCCCGTGGCGATTGTCACCCAAGGCAGTACCCCTTTGCAGCAAACGCACGTGACACAGCTGGCTGCGCTGGAAAAAACAGCGCTCCAGCTCAAAGGTATCAGCCCGGCATTGATCATTATCGGCGAAGTCATCACACTGCGAGATAAACTGATCACCACTTTAGAAGCGGTTGCTTGGCAGACATCCCAGCCTTTGACGCTGGACGTTTAG
- a CDS encoding glycosyl transferase family protein, producing MSIILECIRTVGRGERGRKPLTFAQAYQVMDEYLDGQIEDDQMAMLLMLIRVQNETRQEIAGFVKAFQSRVPNLGADVDWPCYAGKRPSAGKPWHLLAAKILAEQGYKVLLHGYNDKPAEREHAEHYLPSLNIAQAASPEQAKSLLETQGIAYLALKDFAPIAEKMIGWKSRYGLRTPINTVVRALNPGGAKVGLRGSFHPGFQQLHAEVEQEIGQTSHGVISFKGQSGESEFNPKVSQTVWLSSPEGVSSHYWTEQMLSDIPTVTQCPFDTPPEEKNLMANTVVATLAALLFTELNDREAALENAHRMWREYCAAEVNA from the coding sequence ATGAGCATCATTTTAGAGTGTATCCGCACCGTCGGGCGAGGCGAGCGTGGACGTAAACCACTGACGTTTGCTCAGGCATACCAAGTGATGGATGAGTATCTTGACGGACAAATAGAAGACGATCAGATGGCGATGCTGCTGATGCTGATCCGCGTACAAAATGAGACGCGTCAGGAGATCGCCGGGTTTGTCAAAGCGTTTCAGAGCCGTGTTCCCAATCTCGGTGCCGATGTGGATTGGCCTTGTTATGCGGGCAAAAGGCCCTCAGCGGGTAAGCCTTGGCATCTGCTGGCGGCCAAGATTTTAGCCGAGCAAGGCTATAAAGTGCTCCTGCACGGTTACAACGACAAACCTGCTGAACGTGAGCATGCCGAGCACTATCTGCCATCGCTCAATATTGCTCAAGCCGCATCGCCCGAACAGGCGAAAAGTTTGCTGGAGACGCAAGGCATTGCCTATTTAGCGCTGAAAGACTTTGCGCCCATCGCCGAGAAGATGATTGGTTGGAAAAGCCGTTATGGTCTTAGAACACCGATCAACACCGTGGTGCGGGCGCTCAACCCCGGCGGCGCGAAAGTGGGGCTGCGTGGTAGTTTTCACCCGGGGTTTCAGCAGTTACACGCGGAAGTGGAACAGGAGATTGGTCAGACCTCGCATGGTGTGATCTCATTTAAAGGCCAATCGGGCGAATCGGAGTTCAACCCCAAAGTCAGTCAAACCGTGTGGTTGAGCTCACCTGAGGGCGTGAGTTCGCACTATTGGACTGAGCAGATGCTCTCTGACATTCCTACTGTGACACAGTGTCCATTCGATACCCCGCCAGAGGAGAAAAATCTCATGGCGAATACCGTGGTCGCGACCTTGGCCGCGTTGCTGTTTACCGAGCTTAATGATCGCGAAGCCGCGCTGGAAAATGCGCATCGCATGTGGCGTGAATACTGCGCCGCTGAGGTAAACGCCTAA
- a CDS encoding ANTAR domain-containing response regulator, with the protein MSMPKKMLPKTIIVCCDTPAKQAQISDCLAKEYDLVIGCQLAQLESMIERESQVAVVVAWSAPCAEVRLIIEYCRRLQLPLLVLFHQVLPHQISQLSSCHDCVFLPLQGVSALSPWLAYAAARRESHLETEHKLTQLADKIEERKLVEKAKGLLMKCQQVDENTAYQAIRRSAMQTSQPMAQVAKNLIATLTALEM; encoded by the coding sequence ATGTCTATGCCGAAAAAAATGCTGCCAAAAACCATCATCGTTTGTTGTGATACCCCCGCGAAACAGGCGCAAATCAGTGACTGTTTGGCCAAGGAGTACGACCTAGTGATCGGCTGTCAGTTGGCTCAATTGGAAAGCATGATTGAGCGCGAAAGCCAGGTCGCTGTGGTGGTGGCGTGGTCTGCACCTTGCGCTGAAGTTCGCTTGATTATCGAATACTGCCGACGTTTGCAACTGCCACTTCTGGTGCTGTTTCATCAGGTTTTACCCCATCAAATCAGTCAGTTATCCTCTTGTCATGATTGTGTTTTTCTGCCGCTGCAAGGTGTTTCTGCCTTGTCGCCGTGGCTGGCGTATGCAGCAGCAAGGCGCGAGAGCCATCTTGAAACCGAGCACAAACTCACTCAGCTCGCCGACAAAATTGAAGAGCGAAAATTGGTCGAGAAAGCCAAAGGATTACTGATGAAATGCCAGCAGGTGGATGAAAACACCGCTTACCAAGCGATACGTCGCTCTGCGATGCAAACCAGCCAACCGATGGCCCAAGTAGCGAAAAATTTGATTGCCACGCTCACGGCGCTGGAAATGTGA
- a CDS encoding CmpA/NrtA family ABC transporter substrate-binding protein, which produces MRKRDKLRALALTSVLLTLTPQVLAKIGAAEKEELKFGFIKLTDMAPLAIAYEKGFFEDEGLYVTLEAQANWKVLLDRVIDGELDGAHMLAGQPLGATIGIGTQAKVITAFSMDLNGNAITVSNDVWQQMKPNLAKDSEGKPQHPIKADALKPVVASYRDQGKTFNMGMVFPVSTHNYELRYWLAAGGIHPGFYAPHKGDNSGQINADVLLSVTPPPQMPATMEAGTIKGYCVGEPWNQQAVFKGIGVPVVTDYEIWRNNPEKVFGVAETWAQKYPNTHIRVVKALIRAAHWLDDNHNQHRAEAVKLLARSEYVGADAEVIANSMTGTFEYERGDKRDVPDFNVFFRHNATYPYYSDAIWTLTQMRRWGQIESEKPDAWYVDIAKQVYRPEIYQQAAQALIEEGRLSAEDFPDFAHETGFRPAQTHFIDHLVYDGTQPNQYLKQFAIGLKGSDKL; this is translated from the coding sequence ATGAGAAAGAGAGACAAGCTTAGGGCTTTGGCTTTAACCAGCGTACTGCTGACTTTGACCCCGCAGGTTTTGGCAAAAATAGGCGCCGCGGAAAAGGAAGAGCTCAAATTTGGCTTTATTAAGTTGACCGACATGGCGCCGCTGGCGATTGCTTATGAAAAGGGCTTTTTTGAAGATGAAGGGCTGTATGTGACGTTAGAGGCGCAAGCCAACTGGAAAGTGCTGCTTGATCGGGTGATAGACGGTGAATTGGATGGTGCGCATATGCTGGCAGGACAGCCTTTGGGGGCAACCATCGGCATTGGCACTCAGGCAAAAGTTATCACCGCGTTCAGTATGGATCTCAACGGTAATGCGATCACGGTTTCCAATGACGTCTGGCAGCAGATGAAACCCAACCTTGCGAAAGACAGCGAAGGCAAGCCGCAGCATCCAATCAAAGCCGATGCACTGAAACCTGTGGTGGCGAGTTATCGCGACCAAGGCAAAACCTTCAACATGGGGATGGTTTTCCCCGTTTCCACCCACAACTACGAGCTGCGCTATTGGCTGGCCGCTGGTGGGATTCATCCCGGGTTTTATGCGCCGCACAAAGGAGATAACAGCGGGCAAATCAATGCGGACGTTTTACTCAGCGTTACACCGCCGCCGCAAATGCCCGCGACAATGGAAGCCGGCACTATCAAAGGTTATTGCGTGGGCGAACCATGGAATCAACAAGCGGTGTTCAAGGGCATTGGCGTGCCTGTAGTGACCGATTACGAGATTTGGCGCAACAATCCAGAGAAGGTGTTTGGTGTGGCAGAAACCTGGGCGCAGAAGTACCCCAACACCCACATTCGCGTAGTGAAAGCGCTGATCCGCGCTGCCCACTGGCTGGATGACAATCACAACCAACACCGCGCTGAAGCGGTCAAGTTGCTCGCGCGCAGCGAATATGTCGGCGCCGATGCGGAGGTGATCGCCAACTCAATGACAGGCACTTTTGAATATGAGCGCGGTGACAAACGCGATGTGCCGGATTTCAACGTTTTCTTTCGCCACAACGCGACCTATCCCTACTACAGCGATGCGATTTGGACTCTGACACAAATGCGCCGCTGGGGGCAAATCGAGAGCGAAAAGCCGGACGCTTGGTATGTGGATATCGCTAAACAAGTCTATCGCCCAGAGATCTATCAGCAGGCGGCGCAAGCGTTGATCGAAGAAGGGCGACTCAGTGCCGAAGATTTTCCCGATTTTGCCCATGAAACGGGTTTTCGCCCGGCACAAACCCACTTTATCGACCACTTAGTTTACGACGGCACACAGCCTAATCAGTACCTCAAGCAGTTTGCGATAGGGCTGAAAGGGTCGGACAAGCTGTAG
- a CDS encoding ABC transporter permease — translation MSGNVISLIPSPQAVVNHSRLLLLPLIGILLFLLAWHLSARQVETSLGTLPGPAQTYQQFVNLLDEHQHERDKAQRFLERQEKRNAQKLALDPSAEVKIRPYTGRPTFFDQIATSLVTVACGFLLASVSAIPLGILLGLNQGLYLAFNPIIQLLKPVSPLAWLPIVTMVVSATYVSDDPLLAKSFVNSLLTVALCSVWPTLINTAVGVTSVDKDLLNVSKVLQLSWWRHIRTIVLPSAMPMMFTGLRLSLGIAWMVLIAAEMLAQNPGLGKFVWDEFQNGSSDSLGRIMVAVIVIGLIGLLLDRGMLQCQRWLSWNKQTALR, via the coding sequence ATGTCTGGAAACGTCATTTCATTGATTCCCAGCCCACAGGCCGTGGTCAATCACAGCCGTCTGTTGCTGCTGCCGCTGATTGGCATTCTGCTGTTTTTGCTGGCGTGGCACTTGAGCGCGCGGCAAGTCGAGACCTCGCTCGGCACTTTGCCGGGGCCAGCACAGACCTATCAGCAGTTTGTCAATCTGCTGGATGAGCATCAACACGAGCGTGATAAGGCGCAGCGCTTTCTTGAGCGTCAAGAGAAGAGAAACGCGCAAAAGCTCGCTTTAGATCCAAGCGCAGAAGTGAAGATTCGTCCTTATACCGGCAGGCCGACGTTTTTTGACCAAATCGCCACCAGCTTGGTGACGGTGGCGTGCGGCTTCCTACTGGCGAGTGTTAGCGCCATACCACTTGGCATTTTGCTCGGGTTAAATCAAGGTCTTTACTTAGCATTTAACCCTATTATTCAACTGCTTAAACCCGTTTCCCCATTAGCTTGGCTGCCGATCGTCACTATGGTGGTTAGCGCCACTTACGTCAGCGACGATCCGCTCTTGGCCAAATCGTTTGTCAACTCGCTGTTGACTGTGGCGCTGTGCAGTGTGTGGCCAACGCTCATCAATACCGCAGTTGGTGTCACCAGCGTGGATAAAGATCTGCTCAACGTCAGCAAAGTGTTGCAGCTTTCTTGGTGGCGACACATTCGCACCATCGTTTTGCCATCGGCGATGCCAATGATGTTTACCGGTTTGCGTCTGTCACTGGGGATCGCCTGGATGGTGCTGATCGCCGCTGAAATGTTGGCGCAAAACCCGGGGCTGGGGAAATTCGTCTGGGATGAATTTCAAAACGGCAGTTCCGATTCACTGGGCCGCATCATGGTGGCGGTTATTGTGATCGGCTTGATTGGCCTTTTATTGGATCGCGGCATGCTGCAGTGTCAGCGTTGGCTGTCCTGGAACAAACAAACCGCTTTACGCTAG
- a CDS encoding ABC transporter ATP-binding protein, which translates to MSKSFLQLTQLGMRFPTPNGEFIALKNVDMQIDKGEFISLIGHSGCGKSTVLNLVAGLHLPTDGGVVVDGREVSGPGPERAVVFQNHSLLPWLSVYQNVELAVKQVAKGQSKAQIKQQVFHYLDLIQMAHAADKRPDEISGGMKQRVGIARALALQPKVLLMDEPFGALDALTRARLQDALMAIQAELNNTVIMITHDVDEAVLLSDKIVMMTNGPAATIGEVLHIDLPRPRDRVALAENAQYQHYRQSVLKFLYEKQHKNESLSTRTSVVQASKSARLA; encoded by the coding sequence ATGTCGAAGTCATTTCTACAATTAACGCAACTGGGGATGCGATTTCCAACCCCAAACGGCGAATTTATCGCGCTGAAAAACGTCGATATGCAGATCGACAAAGGCGAGTTCATCTCGCTGATTGGCCACTCGGGCTGCGGGAAATCCACCGTACTCAACTTAGTGGCAGGTTTGCATCTTCCGACCGATGGCGGGGTGGTGGTCGATGGGCGCGAAGTGAGCGGACCGGGACCGGAGCGCGCGGTGGTGTTTCAAAATCACTCCCTTTTGCCTTGGCTCAGTGTGTACCAGAACGTCGAACTGGCGGTGAAACAGGTCGCCAAAGGGCAGTCGAAGGCGCAAATAAAACAGCAGGTATTTCATTATCTGGATTTGATCCAGATGGCACATGCGGCGGACAAGCGGCCCGATGAGATCTCCGGCGGGATGAAGCAGCGCGTCGGTATTGCCAGAGCATTAGCCCTGCAACCGAAAGTGCTGTTGATGGATGAACCGTTTGGCGCGCTGGACGCCTTGACCCGCGCGCGTTTGCAAGATGCCTTAATGGCGATTCAAGCGGAGCTGAATAACACGGTGATCATGATCACTCATGATGTCGATGAAGCGGTACTGCTGTCGGACAAGATCGTCATGATGACCAACGGGCCGGCCGCCACCATCGGCGAAGTGTTACACATTGACCTGCCAAGGCCACGCGATCGGGTCGCGCTGGCGGAAAACGCGCAGTATCAACACTATCGACAGTCGGTGCTGAAATTCTTGTATGAAAAACAGCATAAAAACGAGTCGCTGAGTACACGCACTAGCGTGGTACAGGCGAGTAAATCCGCCAGATTGGCCTGA